The stretch of DNA TGCGCCCCACCAGCCGTCAGGTGTTCTTGCAGAATTACGGTCAGGTGATTTTGACCGACACGGTGGGATTCATCCGTGACCTGCCCAAAGATCTGGCCCGAGCCTTCAAGGCCACGCTGGAAGAAATTGGCGATGCCAACCTGCTCATGCACGTTCTGGATGCCAGTGCTCCGGATTTCGAGATCAAGTACAAGTCGGTGGAAAACATCCTGAAAGAACTCGAACTTACAGACATTCCGGTGATGGTGGTGCTCAATAAAGCAGATCAGGCCTCTTCAGAGCGGCTTGCAGACCTGCAGGAGCGGTACTCTGGACTGGCCGTTTCGGCCCTGACCGGAGAAGGCATTGCAGAACTCAAGCGCGAACTGATCGGTGTCCTGACCCGCCACGGGCTCGAAACCAGTCAACCCGAGTTCATGGGAACGCTGGGGGTCTATCCCTCGTAATTAAACATCAGGAGGTACGAACATGTCATTTCTGGACAACCTTGCCAAAGGACTGAAAAGCGCACTGGACGTTGCCAAAACCAAAGGAGAAGAAGCTGCCCAGTACAGCAAACTCCGCTATGAAATCTTCCAGTTGAACCGTGACCTTGAGGCCACCTACAGCAAACTCGGGAAACAGGTGTTCAACGCCAACACCCTGGAAGGCACCGGCGAGTTCTTCGCCGAAGTGCGACGCCTGCAAGCCGAAATCGCCCAGAAGGAAGAAGACCTGCGCGAAATCGGCCAGAAAAACCCCGAGGCCGCAGAAGCTGCCGAAGCTGCCATTCAAGCCGAAGCCAACGCCGCGGCCCAGAGCCAGACCTACACCCCTCAGGCTGCCGCAGACTCGGGCACCCAGAACCCCACCCCTGTGGACACCACCAAACCAGACAAAGCCGAATAAGGTTTTTCCTGACACCGACACGAAATCCCCTTGAAAGAGGGGATTTTTGTTTGAGGCCCACAAAAAAGAACCCGAGGAAAACTCGGGTTCTCTTGATGCCAGAATTTTAAACGTTGACAGGCATTTTGAGCTGGGTTTCGAGGGCTTCGTAGAACTTCTTGAAGCCAGCGAAATCCAGTTGCTGCTCGTTGTCGCTGAGGGCGGTGGCAGGGCTGGGGTGCACTTCCACGTGGATGCCGTCTGCACCACAAGCCAGAGCGGCTTTGGCCAGAGGAATCAGCAGGTCACGGCGTCCTGCTGCGTGGGTCACGTCCACCACCACAGGCAGGTGGGTTTCCTGCTTGGCGAGGGCCACAGCACTCAGGTCAAGGGTGTTGCGGGTCCATTTTTCGTAGGTGCGGATGCCACGTTCGCAGAGGATTACGTTGGGGTTGCCCTCGGAGAGGATGTATTCTGCGGCGTACAGCCACTCTTCCATGGTGGCGCTTAAGCCACGCTTGAGCAAAACGGGTTTTTTGGCTTTGCCCACTTCACGGAGCAGGGCGAAGTTGTGCATGTTGCGGGCACCGATTTGCAGGATGTCGGCGTATTCGGCAACGATTTCCACATCGCGGGTGTCCATCACTTCGGTGACGAAGTACTGTCCGTTGGCTCTGGAGGAACGGCTGCCCAGAATCAGGCCATCCACACCCATCCCCTGAAAACCGTAAGGGCTGGTGCGGGGTTTGTAGGCTCCACCACGCAGGATTTTCACGCCGTAACCTGCGAGGTATTCGGCGGTGCTGTCCATCTGCTCTTCCGATTCGATGGAGCAGGGACCGGCGATCAGGAAAGGTGCATTGCCCCCACCGACTTGCAGGTCACCAATTTGCACGATGGTGTCGTCTTTCTTGGTTTTGCGGGAGACCAGCAGGGCTTTTTTGTCCTGTTGTTCTTCCAGATCCAGGCTGGCCTTGAAGACCTCTTTGAAGAGCTTCTTGATGGTGGCCTCTGGGAAAGGACCTTTGTTGGCTCTGGCCAGGTCCTTCAGCATTTGTTCTTCACGGGCCGGGTCGTAGTGGGACAGGCCCTGTTGGGATTGTGCTTCACCGATTTTGATCACGACTTCTGCGCGTCTGGAGAGGAGGTCCAGAATCTGCAGGTTGATTTGATCGATCTCTGCGCGGAGTGCTTTGATCTCGTCCATGCGGTTCAGTCTATGTCTGTGGTGGGTCACAAGGTAGCAAGTACACTAAACAAGTTCTATACAAACATGTCTAAAATCTCGCTCAGGAGCACAAAAAACATGACGTACCAAGTACACTAACTTTAGGTTTATGTACGATCTTTAGAAATATAAATTTACTGTTCCACAGCGTTTTCTTGCGTTTTGGGTTTTCCCATTCTAGCAAGCAGAATCCCCAGTTCATAGAGGACATACAGTGGAACGGCCAGCATCAGCATGTTCACGGGGTCTGGAGTGGGGGTGATCACTGCCGCCAGAATCAGGAGAACCACCACCGCATACCTGCGCCAACTGGCCAGCAACTGGTAAGTGACGATGCCCAGACGGGCCAGCACAAACGTCAGGATGGGAAGTTCAAAGGCCAGACCAAAAGTCAGCAGGTAAGACAGCATCTGTCCGATGTACTGCCCGAGGTTCAGGTTCACCACGAAAGACACATCCAGACCTGCGCCCAGAAAATCAATCATGAACGGCAGGGCTTTGGGCAAGAACACGTAATAACAGAACGCCGTTCCGGTCAGGAAAGCACTCAGGGCCCAGAGGATCATCGGGATGGACCATTTGCGCTCGTTGTCGTAAAGGCCGGGAGCCACAAACAGCCAGATCTGGTGCAGGATGAACGGGAACGACACGATCAATCCGCCCCACATGGCAATCGAAAAGCTCATGAACAACTGATCGGTGACCTGCGTGACCATCAGGTTGCTGTTGGTCTTGGTGAACGACAGGGGATATTGCAGAAAGTCGATGATGTTGGCCCGGTAGTTCCAGGCGACACCCGAGCCCACAATCCAGAACCCGAGCGCCCAGAAAATGCGGATCCGCAATTCTTCTAAGTGTTCGAGCAGGGGGGCTTCAGCGTTTGCAGGAGTCTTGGACATGCTAGTAACAGTGTACTGGAGAAAGATAAGAGAAAGGTCTGCAAGGAGGCAGAAGGCTATAAAAAGGCCGAGAGCCAAGGGCCGAGGGCCGAGGGCAAAAAAAGCTTTGGCTAAAGCGTTCAGGGCGCAGCACGCTGCGCCCCTACAGCCCCTTGACTATTTCCTGAACGAACAGCACGATGCTCTCGGCTCTCGGCTCTCGGCTCTCGGCTCTCGGCTCTCGGCTCTCGGCTCTCGGCTCTCGGCTCTCGGCTCT from Deinococcus misasensis DSM 22328 encodes:
- a CDS encoding bifunctional 3-deoxy-7-phosphoheptulonate synthase/chorismate mutase gives rise to the protein MDEIKALRAEIDQINLQILDLLSRRAEVVIKIGEAQSQQGLSHYDPAREEQMLKDLARANKGPFPEATIKKLFKEVFKASLDLEEQQDKKALLVSRKTKKDDTIVQIGDLQVGGGNAPFLIAGPCSIESEEQMDSTAEYLAGYGVKILRGGAYKPRTSPYGFQGMGVDGLILGSRSSRANGQYFVTEVMDTRDVEIVAEYADILQIGARNMHNFALLREVGKAKKPVLLKRGLSATMEEWLYAAEYILSEGNPNVILCERGIRTYEKWTRNTLDLSAVALAKQETHLPVVVDVTHAAGRRDLLIPLAKAALACGADGIHVEVHPSPATALSDNEQQLDFAGFKKFYEALETQLKMPVNV
- the tatC gene encoding twin-arginine translocase subunit TatC: MSKTPANAEAPLLEHLEELRIRIFWALGFWIVGSGVAWNYRANIIDFLQYPLSFTKTNSNLMVTQVTDQLFMSFSIAMWGGLIVSFPFILHQIWLFVAPGLYDNERKWSIPMILWALSAFLTGTAFCYYVFLPKALPFMIDFLGAGLDVSFVVNLNLGQYIGQMLSYLLTFGLAFELPILTFVLARLGIVTYQLLASWRRYAVVVLLILAAVITPTPDPVNMLMLAVPLYVLYELGILLARMGKPKTQENAVEQ